From Gimesia panareensis, the proteins below share one genomic window:
- a CDS encoding sulfatase family protein, translated as MQPLLAHPCRFAFTLIASLFCSQLILTGHGLQKLAAATKQRPNILFIFTDDHASHAMSCYGSKVNQTPNLDRIAREGMRFDNCFCTNSICGPSRAVILTGKHSHINGFKQNGNKFDGSQQTFPKLLRKQGYQTAIVGKWHLASDPTGFDYSEILVGQGPYYNPPMIRNGKRVKHEGYTTDIITDLALDFLKNQRDQDKPFMLMFQHKAPHRNWQPGPKYLHMYDDVTIPEPENLFDNYEGRGTAAKEQDMTIARTMTEFDLKLTPPKNLTPEQLKVWNAAYDPKNEAFRKANLKGKDLVRWKYQRYMKDYLRCVASVDENVGRMLDYLEQSGLAENTVVMYSSDQGFYLGDHGWFDKRFMYEESYRMPLLARWPGVIKPGSVNKDLVSNLDFAETFLNIAGAPIPSDMQGVSLVPLFKGDETDWRKSLYYHYYEFYNDRRSAHMVRRHNGVRTKRYKLIHFYNLGEWELYDLEKDPHEMRSVYDDPAYAPIVKELKTELKRLQKQYKVPDDTGSVEKDPPSLYLKPRNSGTPQKKRAPKQKKQ; from the coding sequence ATGCAGCCGCTCTTAGCCCATCCTTGCCGTTTTGCATTCACCCTGATCGCAAGCCTGTTCTGCAGCCAGCTGATACTCACAGGCCACGGCCTGCAGAAGCTTGCTGCCGCCACAAAACAGCGCCCCAACATCCTGTTCATTTTCACTGACGATCACGCTTCACATGCAATGAGCTGTTACGGCTCGAAGGTCAATCAGACGCCAAACCTGGATCGGATTGCCCGCGAAGGCATGCGGTTTGACAACTGCTTCTGTACGAACAGCATCTGTGGTCCCAGCCGCGCCGTGATCCTCACCGGAAAACACAGCCACATCAACGGCTTCAAGCAGAATGGCAACAAGTTCGACGGTTCTCAGCAGACGTTTCCCAAGCTGCTCCGCAAACAGGGCTACCAGACCGCCATTGTGGGTAAGTGGCATCTGGCCTCCGATCCCACCGGATTTGACTACTCTGAAATTCTGGTTGGCCAGGGTCCGTACTATAATCCTCCCATGATTCGCAACGGGAAGCGCGTCAAACACGAAGGCTATACCACCGACATCATCACCGATCTGGCACTCGACTTCCTCAAGAACCAGCGTGATCAGGATAAACCTTTCATGCTGATGTTCCAGCACAAGGCCCCGCACCGCAACTGGCAGCCCGGCCCCAAATATCTGCACATGTACGATGATGTCACCATCCCGGAGCCTGAAAATCTGTTCGACAATTACGAAGGCCGCGGCACCGCTGCCAAAGAACAGGACATGACCATCGCCCGGACGATGACCGAATTCGACCTGAAACTGACGCCGCCCAAGAACCTGACTCCCGAGCAGTTGAAGGTCTGGAATGCTGCCTACGACCCCAAAAACGAAGCCTTTCGCAAAGCCAACCTGAAGGGGAAAGATCTGGTCCGCTGGAAGTATCAGCGGTACATGAAAGACTACCTCCGCTGCGTCGCCTCGGTCGACGAAAACGTCGGTCGAATGCTCGACTACCTGGAACAGTCCGGACTGGCAGAAAACACGGTCGTAATGTACTCCTCTGACCAGGGCTTCTACCTCGGCGATCACGGCTGGTTCGATAAACGTTTCATGTATGAGGAATCATACCGGATGCCCCTGCTCGCCCGCTGGCCGGGTGTGATTAAACCAGGCAGCGTCAACAAAGACCTGGTCTCCAACCTCGATTTCGCGGAAACCTTTCTGAACATCGCTGGAGCGCCGATTCCCTCCGACATGCAGGGGGTCAGCCTGGTGCCCCTCTTTAAAGGTGATGAAACGGACTGGCGCAAGAGCCTGTATTATCACTACTACGAATTCTACAACGACCGCCGTTCAGCCCATATGGTTCGTCGGCACAACGGGGTTCGTACTAAACGCTATAAGCTGATTCACTTCTATAACCTCGGGGAATGGGAACTCTACGACCTGGAAAAAGATCCCCACGAAATGCGCAGCGTGTACGACGATCCCGCTTATGCCCCCATCGTCAAAGAGCTCAAAACGGAACTCAAACGCCTGCAGAAACAGTACAAAGTCCCTGATGACACAGGCTCGGTCGAGAAAGATCCTCCGTCCCTGTATCTCAAACCACGGAACAGCGGGACTCCACAGAAAAAACGGGCTCCTAAACAGAAGAAGCAGTAA
- a CDS encoding DUF6655 family protein, which translates to MFDSIRFFDNRISIWLLMLLLPCLSGCGKMLSNSATEQLLTSDAVDQTISHIDLSSLSNKKVFFDTSYIKNIKGVGFVNGDYIISSLRQQIVAANCLIQEKKEDADYIIEARVGTLATNGHEVNYGIPASNMLSSAASLMPAAPAIPTIPEISLAKKSNQIAAAKISVFAYNQKTRERVWQSGVLQAKSDARNTWILGAGPFQRGSIYRDGAQFAGSKIEIPLGTGEDFKNASAVDYLEPARFVETGEAEEEDLPVAKDRKVKTLAEWIKEESTEKEKQQKKQEAKAKPKKESQAATAKPAESQTTKSAESQSAGTKEKLSLEPAKIKTVLFLKPEEANGHKDWIQGDTSRLSTVWPNAPLAEGVDTKEAPAEEKLELEQMFRKIPAE; encoded by the coding sequence ATGTTTGATTCAATTCGGTTCTTCGACAACAGAATCTCGATCTGGTTGCTGATGTTGCTGCTTCCCTGCCTGAGCGGGTGCGGCAAGATGCTCAGCAACAGCGCGACCGAACAGTTACTGACCTCCGATGCCGTCGATCAGACGATCTCCCATATCGACCTCAGTTCGCTCTCGAACAAAAAAGTCTTCTTTGATACCTCTTATATCAAGAACATCAAAGGGGTCGGATTTGTGAACGGTGACTATATCATCAGTTCGTTGAGACAGCAAATCGTTGCTGCAAACTGCCTGATCCAGGAGAAGAAGGAAGACGCGGATTACATCATCGAAGCCCGTGTGGGAACGCTGGCGACCAACGGGCACGAAGTCAATTATGGGATCCCAGCCAGCAACATGCTGTCTTCAGCCGCATCCCTGATGCCAGCCGCCCCTGCGATTCCGACAATTCCGGAAATCTCTCTGGCGAAGAAGAGTAATCAGATTGCCGCAGCGAAGATCAGCGTGTTTGCCTACAACCAGAAGACGCGGGAACGGGTCTGGCAGTCCGGTGTGCTGCAGGCGAAGAGCGATGCCCGCAATACCTGGATTCTGGGAGCGGGTCCCTTCCAGCGGGGATCAATCTACCGGGATGGTGCTCAGTTTGCCGGCTCCAAAATTGAAATTCCCCTGGGAACAGGTGAAGATTTCAAAAACGCCTCTGCCGTGGATTATCTGGAACCTGCCCGTTTTGTCGAGACGGGAGAGGCAGAAGAAGAAGATCTGCCAGTAGCCAAGGATCGGAAAGTAAAGACCCTGGCGGAGTGGATCAAAGAAGAGTCCACCGAAAAAGAGAAGCAGCAGAAAAAACAGGAGGCGAAAGCCAAGCCGAAGAAAGAGTCTCAAGCCGCCACTGCGAAACCGGCTGAGAGTCAGACAACGAAATCTGCAGAATCACAGTCTGCCGGGACCAAAGAAAAACTTTCGCTGGAACCGGCAAAGATCAAAACCGTGCTCTTCCTGAAACCGGAGGAGGCCAACGGTCACAAAGACTGGATTCAGGGTGATACTTCACGGCTGTCAACGGTCTGGCCCAACGCTCCTCTAGCTGAGGGTGTGGACACGAAAGAGGCCCCTGCGGAAGAAAAGCTGGAATTGGAACAGATGTTTCGGAAAATTCCTGCCGAATAA
- a CDS encoding tetratricopeptide repeat protein → MMIPRIPQKTVRRLIAAEGYLELGMPHQALRELDKVTDPGSLTASFSFLRGESLKRIGRYSEAIKPLQYAADLLPIPHSQLPWKSLGACYRESGQEELADTAEQTADEIASEANIHLRFEPLGSQYNPVVHHEVHLTISIEESPEGEQAESDEDILLENEETEDFGIDPETE, encoded by the coding sequence ATGATGATTCCTCGAATTCCTCAAAAAACTGTACGCAGACTCATCGCGGCAGAGGGTTATCTGGAACTGGGGATGCCCCATCAGGCACTCAGAGAACTGGATAAAGTCACAGATCCAGGATCCCTGACGGCGTCCTTTTCTTTTTTGCGAGGGGAATCTTTAAAACGGATTGGTCGTTACTCGGAGGCGATCAAGCCTTTACAATACGCGGCGGATTTACTGCCGATCCCGCACAGTCAACTCCCCTGGAAATCACTGGGAGCCTGTTACCGGGAAAGTGGCCAGGAAGAACTGGCTGATACAGCCGAACAGACGGCGGATGAAATCGCCTCGGAAGCAAATATTCATCTGCGATTTGAACCTTTGGGATCTCAATATAATCCAGTCGTGCATCATGAGGTGCATCTTACCATCAGTATCGAAGAGTCTCCGGAAGGAGAGCAGGCGGAGTCTGATGAAGATATCCTGCTCGAGAATGAAGAGACCGAAGACTTTGGAATCGACCCTGAAACAGAATAG
- a CDS encoding IS5 family transposase (programmed frameshift), with protein MTRVSRPATGRNITGSRTEPKPQLSDEQWLLIKDLFPEPPVNAAGGRPRVAARECLEGILWVLRTGARWKDLPTFLPSPSTCWRRFKEWTEDGVFLEAWQRLLEHLDRRKLVVWSEAFGDGTFCPAKKGAPDVGKTKRGKGTKLMLLVDGNGLPLALDRASASPAEVKLIESLLDQRVLPRDPDRLIYDRAADSDPLRTELAERQIELICPHRKNRVKPATQDGRALRRYRRRWKVERTISWLFNFRRLVIRYERYSHLFLGFAQLACVFTLLNKL; from the exons ATGACCCGCGTGTCACGACCTGCCACAGGTCGCAACATTACCGGGTCCAGGACGGAACCAAAACCACAACTCTCGGACGAGCAATGGCTTCTGATCAAAGATCTGTTTCCAGAACCACCGGTAAACGCAGCCGGAGGGCGGCCCAGAGTGGCTGCCCGCGAGTGCCTCGAAGGAATCCTTTGGGTATTAAGGACCGGTGCCCGATGGAAAGATTTACCAACATTTTTACCATCTCCCAGCACCTGCTGGCGGCGTTTCAAGGAATGGACCGAAGACGGTGTCTTCCTGGAAGCGTGGCAGCGATTGCTCGAACACTTAGACCGCCGGAAGCTGGTTGTCTGGTCGGAAGCATTCGGGGATGGCACATTCTGCCCCGCAAAAAAAGGGGCGC CCGATGTCGGAAAGACAAAACGGGGAAAGGGAACCAAGCTTATGCTGCTGGTCGACGGAAACGGGCTCCCTCTCGCTTTGGATCGTGCCAGTGCCTCTCCGGCAGAGGTGAAGCTGATTGAATCCCTGCTGGACCAGCGAGTTTTGCCACGCGACCCCGATCGCCTGATTTATGATCGTGCGGCCGACAGCGATCCCCTGCGCACAGAGCTGGCGGAACGGCAGATAGAGCTGATCTGTCCGCATCGCAAGAACCGTGTGAAACCAGCGACGCAAGACGGGCGTGCTCTGCGGCGATATCGACGCCGCTGGAAAGTCGAACGCACCATCAGCTGGCTGTTCAACTTTCGTCGTCTGGTAATACGATATGAACGATACAGTCATTTGTTTTTAGGATTCGCACAACTCGCGTGCGTGTTCACCTTACTTAATAAGTTATGA
- a CDS encoding sulfatase family protein — translation MHVLLRSCHGLLCLFALCFFSLTSTNVSQSAETRPNIVMILADDVSWNDLGCYGHPSIRTPNLDRLAQEGLRFDNAYLTISSCSPSRCSVITSRYPHNTGAPELHTPLPEGQVLFPQLLRDAGYYTVISGKQHMGPYALTSFDHVSKGKGPGREEDWVPILKKRPQDQPFFCWFASTDAHRAWQKSKEYQPHQPEDVVVPPYLVDSAETRKDLAQYYDEISRLDYFTGQILDELDAQGIADNTLVLFFADNGRPFPRCKTRLYDSGIKTPMMVRWPKVIKPGTVTKSLVSTIDLGPTFLEVAGVKADPRMQGVSFEKLFKHPDAKVRDYAFGEHNWHVFKAHERMVRSGDWLYIRNAIPGQRNLCVESIEFPSGEVLWERFEAGKLKPNQKDVFLKPRPREELYQVSKDPHQFHNLAEKPEYASELARLRGVLDQWSKQTGDTIPANPSPDRNQRPGEPKPGEFEHREMPGDARNAQKINNPGPVLAD, via the coding sequence ATGCATGTACTGTTACGTTCCTGCCACGGACTGCTCTGCCTGTTTGCTCTCTGTTTTTTCTCCCTGACCAGTACCAATGTGTCCCAGTCTGCTGAGACGCGACCGAATATCGTGATGATTCTGGCGGATGATGTTTCCTGGAATGATCTGGGCTGCTACGGTCATCCTTCGATTCGTACCCCTAATCTGGATCGACTGGCTCAGGAAGGCCTGCGGTTTGATAATGCGTATCTCACGATCAGCAGTTGCAGCCCCAGTCGCTGCAGTGTGATCACAAGCCGCTATCCGCACAACACTGGTGCGCCGGAGCTGCATACTCCTTTGCCCGAAGGTCAGGTCCTGTTTCCCCAGTTGTTGCGCGACGCCGGTTATTACACGGTGATTTCAGGCAAGCAGCATATGGGCCCCTACGCTTTGACTTCTTTCGATCACGTTTCCAAAGGGAAAGGACCGGGGCGCGAAGAGGACTGGGTACCCATTCTCAAGAAACGTCCCCAAGATCAGCCGTTCTTCTGCTGGTTTGCTTCCACTGATGCCCACCGGGCCTGGCAGAAATCAAAAGAGTACCAGCCGCACCAGCCCGAGGATGTTGTCGTGCCTCCCTATCTGGTTGATTCTGCCGAGACGCGCAAAGATCTCGCCCAGTATTATGACGAAATCAGCCGCTTGGATTACTTTACTGGTCAAATCCTGGACGAACTGGACGCCCAGGGGATCGCTGATAACACTCTGGTGTTGTTCTTCGCAGATAATGGTCGTCCATTTCCCCGCTGTAAAACGCGACTGTATGACAGTGGCATCAAGACGCCGATGATGGTTCGCTGGCCGAAAGTGATCAAGCCGGGAACCGTGACGAAGAGCCTGGTCAGTACGATTGATCTGGGCCCCACTTTTCTGGAAGTGGCAGGCGTCAAAGCCGACCCGCGGATGCAGGGAGTCAGCTTCGAGAAACTGTTCAAGCATCCCGACGCGAAAGTCCGCGATTACGCGTTTGGCGAACACAACTGGCACGTCTTCAAGGCACACGAACGGATGGTTCGCTCTGGAGACTGGCTCTACATCAGGAATGCCATTCCGGGACAGCGGAATCTGTGCGTAGAATCGATCGAGTTTCCCTCTGGCGAAGTCTTGTGGGAACGTTTCGAAGCCGGGAAGTTGAAACCGAATCAGAAAGACGTCTTCCTCAAACCTCGGCCGCGGGAAGAACTGTATCAGGTCAGTAAAGATCCGCACCAGTTTCATAATCTGGCGGAAAAGCCCGAATACGCGAGCGAACTGGCCCGACTGCGCGGGGTGCTGGATCAGTGGTCAAAACAGACCGGGGATACGATTCCTGCCAATCCGAGCCCCGACCGTAACCAGCGTCCCGGGGAGCCAAAGCCTGGCGAGTTTGAACATCGCGAGATGCCCGGCGATGCCCGTAACGCGCAGAAGATCAACAATCCCGGCCCGGTACTGGCCGACTGA